The following coding sequences lie in one Lolium perenne isolate Kyuss_39 chromosome 2, Kyuss_2.0, whole genome shotgun sequence genomic window:
- the LOC127333867 gene encoding ubiquitin C-terminal hydrolase 12 isoform X2, translating to MTISSPPQAPPEPQPLEEEVLVPHQDLPNGAQPMEVVPAEPAVTVENQQIEDPPISRFTWTIENLSRVNAKKLYSETFVVGSFKWRVLIFPRGNNVEFLSMYLDVADSSVLPYGWTRYAQFSLSVVNQIHSKFTIRKETQHQFSARESDWGFTSFMPLSELYNPSRGYLVNDTCIIEAEVAVCKVVDYWSYDSKKETGFVGLKNQGATCYMNSLLQTLYHIPYFRKAVYHMPTTENDMPAGSIPLALQSLFYKLQYNDSSVSTKELTKSFGWDMHDSFMQHDVQELNRVLSEKLEDKMKGTVVEGTIQQLFEGHHMNYIECINVDFKSTRKESFYDLQLDVKGCQDVYASFDKYVEVERLEGDNKYHAEQHGLQDAKKGVLFIDFPPVLQLQLKRFEYDFMRDTMVKINDRYEFPLQLDLDRDDGKYLSPDADRNVRNLYTLHSVLVHSGGVHGGHYYAFIRPTLSDQWFKFDDERVTKEDGKRALEEQYGGEEELPQTNPGLNNTPFKFTKYSNAYMLVYIRESDKDKIICNVDEKDIAEHLRIRLEKDREEKERRKKEKAEAHLYTIIKVARDDDLTAQIGKDIYFDLVDHDKVQSFRIQKQMPFTQFKEEVAKEFGIPTQFQRFWLWAKRQNHTYRPNRPLTPQEEALTVGQLKEAANKAHNAELKLFLEVELGLDLKPLALPDKTREDILLFFKLYDPEKEQLRYVGRLFVKVSGRPQDILPKLRKMAGFLQDDDVELYEEIKFEPNVMCEYIDNRIIFRSCQLEDGDIVCFQKSPKPETADQYRYPDVPSFLLYMRNRQLVHFRLLEKPKEDDFCLEMSKIFTYDEVVEKVAEKIGVDDPSKIRLTSHNCYSQQPKPQPIKYRGVDRLLDMLIHYNQTSDILYYEVLDIPLPELQALKTLKVTYHHATKDEVSVHSIRLPKNSTVGDVLNDIKSKVELSHPDAELRLLEVFYHKIYKIFAPSEKIENINDQYWTLRAEEVPEEEKNLGPFDRLIHVYHFTKDTQNQTQVQNFGEPFFMVIREDETLSSIKERLQKKLKVSDEDFSKWKFAYISLGRPDYFEDSDTVATRFQRNMYGAWEQYLGLEHPDTAPRKAHTANQNRHSFERPVKIYN from the exons ATGACGATCTCCTCCCCGCCCCAGGCTCCTCCCGAG CCGCAGCCGCTGGAAGAGGAGGTGCTCGTGCCGCACCAGGACCTGCCCAACGGGGCGCAGCCAATGGAAG TTGTGCCTGCTGAGCCGGCTGTTACTGTGGAGAACCAGCAGATAGAGGATCCACCAATCTCGAGATTTACTTGGACCATCGAAAACCTATCAAGAGTCAATGCAAAGAAGCTCTACTCTGAAACCTTTGTTGTCGGAAGCTTCAAGTG GCGAGTTTTGATTTTCCCAAGGGGAAATAATGTTGAATTCTTGTCTATGTATTTGGACGTTGCTGATTCATCAGTCTTGCCCTATGGATGGACTAGATATGCACAGTTCAGCCTCTCAGTGGTTAATCAAATTCACAGCAAGTTTACAATAAGAAAAG AGACACAACATCAGTTCTCTGCTCGAGAAAGCGATTGGGGTTTCACTTCATTTATGCCTTTGAGTGAACTCTACAATCCCAGTAGAGGTTATCTTGTAAATGACACTTGTATAATAGAAGCAGAGGTTGCTGTCTGTAAGGTTGTTGATTACTGGAGTTATGACTCTAAAAAGGAGACTGGTTTTGTGGGCCTTAAAAATCAAGGTGCCACTTGCTATATGAATTCTCTCCTTCAGACTCTCTATCACATTCCATATTTCAGAAAG GCTGTTTACCACATGCCCACTACTGAAAACGATATGCCCGCAGGAAGCATTCCATTAGCTCTTCAAAGTCTCTTTTATAAGTTGCAGTATAATGATAGCAGTGTCTCTACAAAGGAGCTAACAAAATCTTTTGGGTGGGACATGCACGATTCATTTATGCAGCACGATGTGCAGGAACTAAATAGAGTTCTTTCTGAGAAGTTGGAAGATAAGATGAAG GGAACTGTTGTGGAGGGCACAATACAACAATTATTTGAAGGGCATCACATGAATTATATCGAATGTATCAATGTTGATTTCAAATCAACAAGGAAGGAGTCCTTCTATG ACTTGCAGCTTGATGTCAAAGGTTGTCAGGATGTCTATGCTTCATTCGATAAGTATGTGGAAGTTGAGCGCTTGGAAGGTGATAACAAGTATCACGCAGAACAGCATGGTTTGCAG GATGCAAAGAAAGGCGTTCTTTTCATTGACTTCCCTCCTGTTCTCCAACTTCAGCTTAAACGGTTTGAATACGATTTCATGCGTGACACAATGGTGAAG ATAAATGACCGTTATGAGTTCCCACTTCAGTTGGATCTTGATAGAGATGACGGAAAGTACTTATCTCCTGATGCAGACAGGAATGTTCGGAATCTTTACACTCTTCACAG TGTTCTTGTCCATAGTGGTGGTGTTCATGGTGGGCATTACTACGCTTTCATACGACCAACACTTTCAGATCAGTG GTTCAAGTTTGATGATGAACGTGTAACAAAAGAAGATGGAAAGAGGGCATTGGAAGAACAATATGGTGGTGAGGAGGAG CTACCACAGACTAATCCTGGCTTAAACAACACCCCTTTCAAGTTCACTAAATATTCAAATGCATACATGCTTGTATACATTCGTGAGAGTGACAAGGATAAAATAATTTGTAATGTGGATGAGAAGGACATAGCTGAGCACCTTCGA ATTAGACTGGAAAAGGACCGCGAAGAGAAGGAGCGGCGGAAAAAGGAGAAAGCTGAGGCCCACCTATATACCATCATTAAG GTTGCTAGGGATGATGACTTGACTGCTCAGATAGGGAAAGATATATATTTTGATCTTGTCGATCATGATAAAGTCCAGAGCTTCCGTATACAGAAGCAGATGCCATTTACTCAATTCAAG GAGGAGGTAGCAAAGGAATTTGGTATTCCTACGCAGTTTCAACGATTTTGGTTGTGGGCCAAGCGGCAGAACCATACCTACCGACCGAACAGACCATTGACTCCTCAAGAAGAAGCACTCACT GTTGGACAATTAAAAGAAGCAGCAAACAAGGCCCACAATGCAGAACTGAAATTGTTCTTGGAAGTTGAGCTTGGACTG GACCTAAAACCTCTAGCTCTACCAGACAAGACCAGAGAGGATATATTGCTTTTCTTCAAACTCTATGATCCTGAAAAGGAACAACTGCG GTATGTTGGTAGGCTCTTTGTGAAGGTTTCAGGAAGACCACAGGATATTCTGCCAAAATTGAGAAAAATGGCTGGCTTTTTGCAAGATGATGATGTTGAGCTTTATGAG GAAATTAAGTTTGAGCCGAATGTGATGTGTGAATACATTGATAATAGAATTATATTTCGGTCTTGCCAG CTTGAAGATGGTGACATTGTTTGTTTTCAAAAATCCCCAAAGCCAGAAACTGCTGACCAGTATAGATACCCTGATGTCCCATCCTTTCTGTTGTATATGCGTAACAGACAG CTTGTCCACTTCCGTTTGTTGGAGAAGCCCAAGGAGGATGACTTTTGCCTAGAGAT GTCAAAAATCTTCACATACGATGAAGTTGTAGAAAAAGTTGCTGAAAAAATTGGTGTTGATGACCCATCAAAAATCCGTCTTACTTCACATAATTGTTACTCTCAACAGCCGAAGCCTCAACCAATTAAGTACAGAGGCGTTGACCGTTTGCTAGATATGCTGATTCACTATAACCAG ACTTCTGATATTCTATACTATGAAGTATTGGATATACCCCTGCCAGAATTACAAGCATTGAAGACATTGAAAGTTACATATCATCATGCCACTAAGGATGAG GTGTCAGTTCATAGTATCAGGTTGCCAAAAAATAGCACTGTTGGTGATGTGCTAAATGATATCAAATCGAAG GTCGAGCTTTCTCATCCCGATGCTGAACTCCGATTACTTGAAGTTTTCTACCACAAGATATACAAG ATTTTCGCACCCAGTGAGAAGATAGAGAACATCAACGATCAGTACTGGACACTGCGTGCAGAAGAG GTtcctgaggaggagaaaaaccttggCCCTTTTGACCGCTTGATTCACGTGTACCATTTTACCAAAGACACTCAAAACCAAACG CAAGTTCAGAATTTTGGAGAACCTTTCTTTATGGTTATTCGTGAGGATGAGACCTTATCTTCTATTAAAGAACGTTTGCAGAAAAAGCTCAAGGTTTCAGATGAAGATTTCTCCAAG tggaaatttgcgtacatatcacTTGGTCGCCCAGACTATTTTGAAGATTCTGATACTGTAGCCACGAGATTTCAG AGAAACATGTATGGAGCGTGGGAGCAGTACCTTGGACTGGAGCACCCGGACACAGCTCCAAGGAAGGCACACACTGCTAACCAG AACCGCCATTCATTTGAGAGACCTGTAAAGATCTATAACTAG
- the LOC127333867 gene encoding ubiquitin C-terminal hydrolase 12 isoform X1 produces the protein MTISSPPQAPPEQPQPLEEEVLVPHQDLPNGAQPMEVVPAEPAVTVENQQIEDPPISRFTWTIENLSRVNAKKLYSETFVVGSFKWRVLIFPRGNNVEFLSMYLDVADSSVLPYGWTRYAQFSLSVVNQIHSKFTIRKETQHQFSARESDWGFTSFMPLSELYNPSRGYLVNDTCIIEAEVAVCKVVDYWSYDSKKETGFVGLKNQGATCYMNSLLQTLYHIPYFRKAVYHMPTTENDMPAGSIPLALQSLFYKLQYNDSSVSTKELTKSFGWDMHDSFMQHDVQELNRVLSEKLEDKMKGTVVEGTIQQLFEGHHMNYIECINVDFKSTRKESFYDLQLDVKGCQDVYASFDKYVEVERLEGDNKYHAEQHGLQDAKKGVLFIDFPPVLQLQLKRFEYDFMRDTMVKINDRYEFPLQLDLDRDDGKYLSPDADRNVRNLYTLHSVLVHSGGVHGGHYYAFIRPTLSDQWFKFDDERVTKEDGKRALEEQYGGEEELPQTNPGLNNTPFKFTKYSNAYMLVYIRESDKDKIICNVDEKDIAEHLRIRLEKDREEKERRKKEKAEAHLYTIIKVARDDDLTAQIGKDIYFDLVDHDKVQSFRIQKQMPFTQFKEEVAKEFGIPTQFQRFWLWAKRQNHTYRPNRPLTPQEEALTVGQLKEAANKAHNAELKLFLEVELGLDLKPLALPDKTREDILLFFKLYDPEKEQLRYVGRLFVKVSGRPQDILPKLRKMAGFLQDDDVELYEEIKFEPNVMCEYIDNRIIFRSCQLEDGDIVCFQKSPKPETADQYRYPDVPSFLLYMRNRQLVHFRLLEKPKEDDFCLEMSKIFTYDEVVEKVAEKIGVDDPSKIRLTSHNCYSQQPKPQPIKYRGVDRLLDMLIHYNQTSDILYYEVLDIPLPELQALKTLKVTYHHATKDEVSVHSIRLPKNSTVGDVLNDIKSKVELSHPDAELRLLEVFYHKIYKIFAPSEKIENINDQYWTLRAEEVPEEEKNLGPFDRLIHVYHFTKDTQNQTQVQNFGEPFFMVIREDETLSSIKERLQKKLKVSDEDFSKWKFAYISLGRPDYFEDSDTVATRFQRNMYGAWEQYLGLEHPDTAPRKAHTANQNRHSFERPVKIYN, from the exons ATGACGATCTCCTCCCCGCCCCAGGCTCCTCCCGA GCAGCCGCAGCCGCTGGAAGAGGAGGTGCTCGTGCCGCACCAGGACCTGCCCAACGGGGCGCAGCCAATGGAAG TTGTGCCTGCTGAGCCGGCTGTTACTGTGGAGAACCAGCAGATAGAGGATCCACCAATCTCGAGATTTACTTGGACCATCGAAAACCTATCAAGAGTCAATGCAAAGAAGCTCTACTCTGAAACCTTTGTTGTCGGAAGCTTCAAGTG GCGAGTTTTGATTTTCCCAAGGGGAAATAATGTTGAATTCTTGTCTATGTATTTGGACGTTGCTGATTCATCAGTCTTGCCCTATGGATGGACTAGATATGCACAGTTCAGCCTCTCAGTGGTTAATCAAATTCACAGCAAGTTTACAATAAGAAAAG AGACACAACATCAGTTCTCTGCTCGAGAAAGCGATTGGGGTTTCACTTCATTTATGCCTTTGAGTGAACTCTACAATCCCAGTAGAGGTTATCTTGTAAATGACACTTGTATAATAGAAGCAGAGGTTGCTGTCTGTAAGGTTGTTGATTACTGGAGTTATGACTCTAAAAAGGAGACTGGTTTTGTGGGCCTTAAAAATCAAGGTGCCACTTGCTATATGAATTCTCTCCTTCAGACTCTCTATCACATTCCATATTTCAGAAAG GCTGTTTACCACATGCCCACTACTGAAAACGATATGCCCGCAGGAAGCATTCCATTAGCTCTTCAAAGTCTCTTTTATAAGTTGCAGTATAATGATAGCAGTGTCTCTACAAAGGAGCTAACAAAATCTTTTGGGTGGGACATGCACGATTCATTTATGCAGCACGATGTGCAGGAACTAAATAGAGTTCTTTCTGAGAAGTTGGAAGATAAGATGAAG GGAACTGTTGTGGAGGGCACAATACAACAATTATTTGAAGGGCATCACATGAATTATATCGAATGTATCAATGTTGATTTCAAATCAACAAGGAAGGAGTCCTTCTATG ACTTGCAGCTTGATGTCAAAGGTTGTCAGGATGTCTATGCTTCATTCGATAAGTATGTGGAAGTTGAGCGCTTGGAAGGTGATAACAAGTATCACGCAGAACAGCATGGTTTGCAG GATGCAAAGAAAGGCGTTCTTTTCATTGACTTCCCTCCTGTTCTCCAACTTCAGCTTAAACGGTTTGAATACGATTTCATGCGTGACACAATGGTGAAG ATAAATGACCGTTATGAGTTCCCACTTCAGTTGGATCTTGATAGAGATGACGGAAAGTACTTATCTCCTGATGCAGACAGGAATGTTCGGAATCTTTACACTCTTCACAG TGTTCTTGTCCATAGTGGTGGTGTTCATGGTGGGCATTACTACGCTTTCATACGACCAACACTTTCAGATCAGTG GTTCAAGTTTGATGATGAACGTGTAACAAAAGAAGATGGAAAGAGGGCATTGGAAGAACAATATGGTGGTGAGGAGGAG CTACCACAGACTAATCCTGGCTTAAACAACACCCCTTTCAAGTTCACTAAATATTCAAATGCATACATGCTTGTATACATTCGTGAGAGTGACAAGGATAAAATAATTTGTAATGTGGATGAGAAGGACATAGCTGAGCACCTTCGA ATTAGACTGGAAAAGGACCGCGAAGAGAAGGAGCGGCGGAAAAAGGAGAAAGCTGAGGCCCACCTATATACCATCATTAAG GTTGCTAGGGATGATGACTTGACTGCTCAGATAGGGAAAGATATATATTTTGATCTTGTCGATCATGATAAAGTCCAGAGCTTCCGTATACAGAAGCAGATGCCATTTACTCAATTCAAG GAGGAGGTAGCAAAGGAATTTGGTATTCCTACGCAGTTTCAACGATTTTGGTTGTGGGCCAAGCGGCAGAACCATACCTACCGACCGAACAGACCATTGACTCCTCAAGAAGAAGCACTCACT GTTGGACAATTAAAAGAAGCAGCAAACAAGGCCCACAATGCAGAACTGAAATTGTTCTTGGAAGTTGAGCTTGGACTG GACCTAAAACCTCTAGCTCTACCAGACAAGACCAGAGAGGATATATTGCTTTTCTTCAAACTCTATGATCCTGAAAAGGAACAACTGCG GTATGTTGGTAGGCTCTTTGTGAAGGTTTCAGGAAGACCACAGGATATTCTGCCAAAATTGAGAAAAATGGCTGGCTTTTTGCAAGATGATGATGTTGAGCTTTATGAG GAAATTAAGTTTGAGCCGAATGTGATGTGTGAATACATTGATAATAGAATTATATTTCGGTCTTGCCAG CTTGAAGATGGTGACATTGTTTGTTTTCAAAAATCCCCAAAGCCAGAAACTGCTGACCAGTATAGATACCCTGATGTCCCATCCTTTCTGTTGTATATGCGTAACAGACAG CTTGTCCACTTCCGTTTGTTGGAGAAGCCCAAGGAGGATGACTTTTGCCTAGAGAT GTCAAAAATCTTCACATACGATGAAGTTGTAGAAAAAGTTGCTGAAAAAATTGGTGTTGATGACCCATCAAAAATCCGTCTTACTTCACATAATTGTTACTCTCAACAGCCGAAGCCTCAACCAATTAAGTACAGAGGCGTTGACCGTTTGCTAGATATGCTGATTCACTATAACCAG ACTTCTGATATTCTATACTATGAAGTATTGGATATACCCCTGCCAGAATTACAAGCATTGAAGACATTGAAAGTTACATATCATCATGCCACTAAGGATGAG GTGTCAGTTCATAGTATCAGGTTGCCAAAAAATAGCACTGTTGGTGATGTGCTAAATGATATCAAATCGAAG GTCGAGCTTTCTCATCCCGATGCTGAACTCCGATTACTTGAAGTTTTCTACCACAAGATATACAAG ATTTTCGCACCCAGTGAGAAGATAGAGAACATCAACGATCAGTACTGGACACTGCGTGCAGAAGAG GTtcctgaggaggagaaaaaccttggCCCTTTTGACCGCTTGATTCACGTGTACCATTTTACCAAAGACACTCAAAACCAAACG CAAGTTCAGAATTTTGGAGAACCTTTCTTTATGGTTATTCGTGAGGATGAGACCTTATCTTCTATTAAAGAACGTTTGCAGAAAAAGCTCAAGGTTTCAGATGAAGATTTCTCCAAG tggaaatttgcgtacatatcacTTGGTCGCCCAGACTATTTTGAAGATTCTGATACTGTAGCCACGAGATTTCAG AGAAACATGTATGGAGCGTGGGAGCAGTACCTTGGACTGGAGCACCCGGACACAGCTCCAAGGAAGGCACACACTGCTAACCAG AACCGCCATTCATTTGAGAGACCTGTAAAGATCTATAACTAG
- the LOC127333867 gene encoding ubiquitin C-terminal hydrolase 13 isoform X3, with translation MNYIECINVDFKSTRKESFYDLQLDVKGCQDVYASFDKYVEVERLEGDNKYHAEQHGLQDAKKGVLFIDFPPVLQLQLKRFEYDFMRDTMVKINDRYEFPLQLDLDRDDGKYLSPDADRNVRNLYTLHSVLVHSGGVHGGHYYAFIRPTLSDQWFKFDDERVTKEDGKRALEEQYGGEEELPQTNPGLNNTPFKFTKYSNAYMLVYIRESDKDKIICNVDEKDIAEHLRIRLEKDREEKERRKKEKAEAHLYTIIKVARDDDLTAQIGKDIYFDLVDHDKVQSFRIQKQMPFTQFKEEVAKEFGIPTQFQRFWLWAKRQNHTYRPNRPLTPQEEALTVGQLKEAANKAHNAELKLFLEVELGLDLKPLALPDKTREDILLFFKLYDPEKEQLRYVGRLFVKVSGRPQDILPKLRKMAGFLQDDDVELYEEIKFEPNVMCEYIDNRIIFRSCQLEDGDIVCFQKSPKPETADQYRYPDVPSFLLYMRNRQLVHFRLLEKPKEDDFCLEMSKIFTYDEVVEKVAEKIGVDDPSKIRLTSHNCYSQQPKPQPIKYRGVDRLLDMLIHYNQTSDILYYEVLDIPLPELQALKTLKVTYHHATKDEVSVHSIRLPKNSTVGDVLNDIKSKVELSHPDAELRLLEVFYHKIYKIFAPSEKIENINDQYWTLRAEEVPEEEKNLGPFDRLIHVYHFTKDTQNQTQVQNFGEPFFMVIREDETLSSIKERLQKKLKVSDEDFSKWKFAYISLGRPDYFEDSDTVATRFQRNMYGAWEQYLGLEHPDTAPRKAHTANQNRHSFERPVKIYN, from the exons ATGAATTATATCGAATGTATCAATGTTGATTTCAAATCAACAAGGAAGGAGTCCTTCTATG ACTTGCAGCTTGATGTCAAAGGTTGTCAGGATGTCTATGCTTCATTCGATAAGTATGTGGAAGTTGAGCGCTTGGAAGGTGATAACAAGTATCACGCAGAACAGCATGGTTTGCAG GATGCAAAGAAAGGCGTTCTTTTCATTGACTTCCCTCCTGTTCTCCAACTTCAGCTTAAACGGTTTGAATACGATTTCATGCGTGACACAATGGTGAAG ATAAATGACCGTTATGAGTTCCCACTTCAGTTGGATCTTGATAGAGATGACGGAAAGTACTTATCTCCTGATGCAGACAGGAATGTTCGGAATCTTTACACTCTTCACAG TGTTCTTGTCCATAGTGGTGGTGTTCATGGTGGGCATTACTACGCTTTCATACGACCAACACTTTCAGATCAGTG GTTCAAGTTTGATGATGAACGTGTAACAAAAGAAGATGGAAAGAGGGCATTGGAAGAACAATATGGTGGTGAGGAGGAG CTACCACAGACTAATCCTGGCTTAAACAACACCCCTTTCAAGTTCACTAAATATTCAAATGCATACATGCTTGTATACATTCGTGAGAGTGACAAGGATAAAATAATTTGTAATGTGGATGAGAAGGACATAGCTGAGCACCTTCGA ATTAGACTGGAAAAGGACCGCGAAGAGAAGGAGCGGCGGAAAAAGGAGAAAGCTGAGGCCCACCTATATACCATCATTAAG GTTGCTAGGGATGATGACTTGACTGCTCAGATAGGGAAAGATATATATTTTGATCTTGTCGATCATGATAAAGTCCAGAGCTTCCGTATACAGAAGCAGATGCCATTTACTCAATTCAAG GAGGAGGTAGCAAAGGAATTTGGTATTCCTACGCAGTTTCAACGATTTTGGTTGTGGGCCAAGCGGCAGAACCATACCTACCGACCGAACAGACCATTGACTCCTCAAGAAGAAGCACTCACT GTTGGACAATTAAAAGAAGCAGCAAACAAGGCCCACAATGCAGAACTGAAATTGTTCTTGGAAGTTGAGCTTGGACTG GACCTAAAACCTCTAGCTCTACCAGACAAGACCAGAGAGGATATATTGCTTTTCTTCAAACTCTATGATCCTGAAAAGGAACAACTGCG GTATGTTGGTAGGCTCTTTGTGAAGGTTTCAGGAAGACCACAGGATATTCTGCCAAAATTGAGAAAAATGGCTGGCTTTTTGCAAGATGATGATGTTGAGCTTTATGAG GAAATTAAGTTTGAGCCGAATGTGATGTGTGAATACATTGATAATAGAATTATATTTCGGTCTTGCCAG CTTGAAGATGGTGACATTGTTTGTTTTCAAAAATCCCCAAAGCCAGAAACTGCTGACCAGTATAGATACCCTGATGTCCCATCCTTTCTGTTGTATATGCGTAACAGACAG CTTGTCCACTTCCGTTTGTTGGAGAAGCCCAAGGAGGATGACTTTTGCCTAGAGAT GTCAAAAATCTTCACATACGATGAAGTTGTAGAAAAAGTTGCTGAAAAAATTGGTGTTGATGACCCATCAAAAATCCGTCTTACTTCACATAATTGTTACTCTCAACAGCCGAAGCCTCAACCAATTAAGTACAGAGGCGTTGACCGTTTGCTAGATATGCTGATTCACTATAACCAG ACTTCTGATATTCTATACTATGAAGTATTGGATATACCCCTGCCAGAATTACAAGCATTGAAGACATTGAAAGTTACATATCATCATGCCACTAAGGATGAG GTGTCAGTTCATAGTATCAGGTTGCCAAAAAATAGCACTGTTGGTGATGTGCTAAATGATATCAAATCGAAG GTCGAGCTTTCTCATCCCGATGCTGAACTCCGATTACTTGAAGTTTTCTACCACAAGATATACAAG ATTTTCGCACCCAGTGAGAAGATAGAGAACATCAACGATCAGTACTGGACACTGCGTGCAGAAGAG GTtcctgaggaggagaaaaaccttggCCCTTTTGACCGCTTGATTCACGTGTACCATTTTACCAAAGACACTCAAAACCAAACG CAAGTTCAGAATTTTGGAGAACCTTTCTTTATGGTTATTCGTGAGGATGAGACCTTATCTTCTATTAAAGAACGTTTGCAGAAAAAGCTCAAGGTTTCAGATGAAGATTTCTCCAAG tggaaatttgcgtacatatcacTTGGTCGCCCAGACTATTTTGAAGATTCTGATACTGTAGCCACGAGATTTCAG AGAAACATGTATGGAGCGTGGGAGCAGTACCTTGGACTGGAGCACCCGGACACAGCTCCAAGGAAGGCACACACTGCTAACCAG AACCGCCATTCATTTGAGAGACCTGTAAAGATCTATAACTAG